The following are from one region of the Juglans regia cultivar Chandler chromosome 10, Walnut 2.0, whole genome shotgun sequence genome:
- the LOC108994518 gene encoding iron-sulfur protein NUBPL, giving the protein MEGFFRSFVRLGGIRSFSSVKKDLHIEGVKHAIAVASGKGGVGKSTTAVNLAVSLANKLKLKVGLLDADVYGPNVPIMMKINGRPEVTEDKKMVPIENYGIKCMSMGLLVDTDAAFVWRGPMVGNALGKMVRDVNWGNLDILVVDMPPGTGDAQIAISQLVHLSGALIVSTPQDVALMDARRGVKMFSKVQVPILGFVENMSYFKCPHCSEPSFIFGKGGTRKLAAEMGLEFVGEIPLEVEIRKGSDEGVPIVISAPDSAVSKAYGSLAQNVINRLEELSKDQPLPEILL; this is encoded by the exons ATGGAGGGGTTTTTCAGGTCTTTCGTT AGGCTTGGAGGTATTAGGAGTTTTTCAAGCGTCAAGAAGGATCTTCATATTGAAGGGGTTAAGCATGCTATAGCCGTTGCTTCTGGCAAAGGTGGTGTCGGCAAGTCCACCACTGCAG TTAACTTGGCTGTTTCACTTGCTAACAAGTTGAAACTGAAAGTTGGTTTGCTTGATGCTGATGTGTATGGACCAAATGTTCCCATTATGATGAAGATCAATGGTAGACCAGAGGTGACTGAAG ATAAGAAAATGGTTCCAATTGAGAACTATGGAATCAAGTGTATGTCAATGGGATTGCTTGTGGATACAGATGCTGCATTTGTCTGGAGAGGTCCCATG GTAGGGAATGCTCTTGGAAAAATGGTCAGAGACGTTAACTGGGGGAATCTTGATATTCTTGTAGTGGACATGCCCCCTGGCACTGGTGATGCTCAGATAGCTATTTCTCAATTGGTGCATTTATCAG GTGCATTGATTGTTTCAACTCCTCAGGATGTGGCATTAATGGATGCTCGTAGAGGAGTTAAAATGTTCTCCAAAGTCCAAGTTCCT ATTTTGGGATTTGTAGAGAACATGAGCTACTTTAAGTGTCCACATTGCAGTGAACCTTCATTCATCTTCGGGAAAGGAGGGACTCGTAAGTTAGCTGCTGAAATGGGCTTGGAATTTGTTGGCGAG ATACCATTAGAAGTAGAGATCAGAAAAGGTTCCGATGAAGGTGTCCCCATCGTTATATCGGCGCCTGATTCTGCAGTCTCCAAAGCATATGGTAGTTTGGCCCAAAATGTTATTAACCGACTTGAAGAATTGTCCAAGGATCAACCCCTTCCTGAGATTTTGCTGTGA
- the LOC108994470 gene encoding inhibitor of trypsin and hageman factor yields MASECPGKNSWPELIGASGEAAAEKIEAENSNVHATVLLEGTPVTRDFRCDRVRVWVTESGVVYEVPRVG; encoded by the exons ATGGCATCTGAATGTCCAG GTAAGAACTCATGGCCGGAGCTGATTGGAGCAAGTGGGGAGGCTGCAGCGGAAAAGATAGAAGCAGAGAATAGCAACGTGCATGCAACTGTGCTGCTGGAAGGGACGCCAGTGACTAGGGACTTCAGGTGTGACAGGGTCAGGGTTTGGGTTACGGAGAGTGGTGTTGTTTATGAAGTTCCTCGAGTTGGATAG
- the LOC109014758 gene encoding probable myosin-binding protein 4 yields MCEDCLLSFTMKNNSIRETHKLLVGILGMDLVGYGFQSSLRNDDFISSSKNTKLCSCCNKPWRSRQKAQRLQQLKLLRSGLSSNYIHLPSHSQLNCRHRLKKIRDEFPTSETSYLIGKSGFDPLLHVGYSKLKITSDSEYEVPFTDDDGGGCVIPKKSEPKEDSEVQCTSKTPTKTLPKDLDLKQPTHHYNPMSSLVDSFVQPDVSQPQDMEFLASDVAIDHGLSELNWLQVNQKFDHFALPELISPDDIPQVANVMEVSFGESTKGSLMLPRCQRSDSIAPVELITLDDNPPSTGASTEKSADAAGTSDLGHMSVNENEEVLNSVLTTSGTSTHADQVITDPAIIKSIHLDPGDVCKSVINGKKTKISDIVIGQPIGREIDRVNEELKLLPSEDFSTQQIIISSSNTSPVLHGSDEQTIDTPNSNGSLTLQKPVSVESNLESLDASLSEIEGENLLDKLKQQVDKDKKFIRDLYKELEEERNASEIAANQAMAMITRLQEEKAALHMEALQYLRMMEEQAEYDVEALEKANDLLAEKEKEIQDLEAEVEFYRSNFPTESMAEIIHETSGGLKKECVVLESTIVPSVIDHENVHYKSMMTEVPKSSDDKPFVAETPCLEFEEEKLYISQRLKNLERKLHQFSCDSTLSNMPNGGHFEKLMTDIKDREEFLTCEMNHQSNCQLEGKGSCMENDLHISNGSLTSHEGPAASNGDNHYISDRNNFVNSNGEKHLMHQREIDFVALGNEIVDLNERLQALEADNDFLEQSLNSLQNGSEGLQFVQEIAHQLQELRKIGIRLRCQSIT; encoded by the exons ATGTGTGAAGATTGTCTTTTGTCATTTACCATGAAGAACAACTCAATCCGTGAAACACACAAGTTGTTGGTCGGTATATTGGGAATGGATCTTGTTGGTTATGGTTTCCAAAGCTCATTACggaatgatgattttatttctagTTCCAAGAATACAAAGCTCTGCTCTTGTTGCAATAAGCCTTGGAGGTCAAGACAAAAGGCCCAAAGACTACAACAACTTAAATTACTTAGGAGTGGTTTATCTAGTAATTACATTCATTTACCGAGCCATAGCCAGCTAAACTGTCGACATAGGTTGAAGAAGATAAGGGATGAATTTCCTACTTCGGAGACATCTTATCTGATTGGAAAAAGTGGCTTTGATCCCTTGTTGCATGTTGGATACTCCAAGTTGAAGATCACTTCTGATTCTGAGTATGAGGTCCCATTTACTGATGATGATGGAGGTGGTTGTGTAATTCCTAAAAAAAGTGAGCCTAAGGAAGATTCTGAAGTTCAATGTACATCAAAAACGCCCACCAAAACACTTCCCAAAGATTTAGATCTAAAGCAGCCAACCCATCATTATAATCCTATGTCTTCACTTGTAGATTCGTTTGTGCAACCTGATGTTAGCCAGCCCCAAGATATGGAATTCTTGGCTTCTGATGTTGCTATTGACCATGGATTGAGTGAACTTAATTGGCTCCAAGTCAATCAAAAGTTTGACCATTTTGCACTGCCTGAGCTTATTTCACCAGATGACATTCCTCAAGTAGCCAATGTAATGGAAGTATCTTTTGGAGAATCAACAAAAGGCTCTCTCATGCTTCCTCGTTGTCAAAGATCCGATTCTATTGCACCAGTTGAGCTTATTACTCTTGATGACAACCCCCCATCTACTGGAGCATCAACAGAGAagt CTGCAGATGCTGCTGGAACAAGTGACCTTGGACACATGTCTGTCAATGAGAATGAAGAAGTACTAAATTCGGTGCTTACAACATCTGGAACATCTACTCATGCTGATCAGGTCATAACGGACCCTGCTATTATAAAGTCGATTCATCTGGATCCTGGAGATGTGTGCAAATCTGTCATCAATggtaagaaaacaaaaatatctgATATTGTTATAGGACAACCAATCGGTAGGGAAATTGATAGAGTTAATGAAGAATTAAAGCTATTGCCATCGGAAGATTTTTCTACTCAGCAGATTATTATATCATCAAGTAATACAAGTCCTGTACTGCATGGTTCTGATGAGCAGACAATTGATACTCCCAATTCTAATGGAAGTTTAACTCTTCAAAAGCCGGTCTCCGTGGAATCAAATCTTGAATCTTTGGATGCAAGTTTAAGTGAAATTGAAGGTGAAAATCTTCTTGATAAGTTAAAACAACAGGTtgataaagacaagaaattcATTAGAGATTTGTATAAAGAattagaggaagaaagaaatgcATCTGAAATAGCAGCAAATCAAGCAATGGCCATGATAACGAGGTTGCAGGAGGAGAAGGCAGCACTCCATATGGAGGCCCTTCAATACTTGAGAATGATGGAAGAGCAAGCCGAATATGATGTAGAGGCACTAGAGAAAGCTAATGATCTCCTGGctgaaaaagagaaagagatacAAGATTTGGAAGCAGAGGTAGAATTTTATAGATCAAATTTCCCCACTGAATCGATGGCAGAGATTATACATGAGACAAGTGGTGGTTTGAAAAAAGAATGCGTCGTTTTGGAAAGTACTATTGTCCCATCCGTAATAGATCATGAAAATGTCCATTATAAGTCAATGATGACCGAGGTACCTAAAAGCAGTGATGATAAACCTTTCGTTGCCGAAACTCCTTgcttagaatttgaagaagaaaagttgTATATTTCACAACGTTTGAAGAATTTGGAGAGGAAGCTCCATCAATTTTCTTGTGATAGTACTCTATCCAACATGCCTAACGGTggacattttgaaaaattaatgacAGATATAAAGGACCGGGAAGAATTTCTTACTTGTGAGATGAATCATCAATCAAATTGTCAATTGGAAGGGAAAGGTTCGTGTATGGAAAATGACTTACATATATCTAATGGAAGCCTTACTTCTCATGAGGGGCCAGCTGCTTCAAATGGTGATAATCACTATATTAGTGACAGGAATAATTTTGTCAATTCAAATGGGGAAAAGCATTTGATGCACCAAAGAGAAATTGATTTTGTTGCTCTTGGAAATGAAATAGTGGACCTTAATGAAAGATTGCAAGCACTTGAAGCAGATAATGATTTTCTTGAACAGAGTCTTAATTCTCTTCAAAACGGAAGTGAGGGATTGCAATTTGTTCAGGAGATAGCTCATCAACTGCAAGAATTGAGGAAAATTGGGATAAGATTGAGATGTCAATCTATTACTTGA